The sequence ttgtgtcaaggcacagatctggggaagggtaccacgaCTTAATGAcaatcgccctgtagcactcacctctgtcatcatgaagtgctttgagagactagttaattaaaacctcttaaggatctgccGCTTTTTTCAATTTTATCCTAAAATGACATAACCAACATACCCAAATCTGacaggaatgtaggagaatataacacactaGATGGTAAAAGATCATCCAAATTGaaaaacaaccgttcttttgtatttttttgtactatcatctttgaaatgcaagagagagGCCaagtattattccagcccaggtgcaatttagattttggccactagatggcaacagtgtatgtgcaaagttttagactgatccaatgaaccatttcaTTTACGTTAAAATATTTTTTGTGCCCTttttttattaataacttttcatgttcaaaattgtgcactcttctcaaacaatggcatggtattatttcactgtaatagctactgtaaatgggACAGTACAGTTAGCTTCAGTTCTTGTTAATCTTTCTGCCAatttcagatatgtctatgtcctgggaaatgttatttacaacctcatgctaatcgcattagcctacgttagctcaaccatcccttggatgggacaccgatcccgaagacgTTTTTAAGGATCGTagcacctccaccttacctgacaccctagacccacttcaatttgcataccgccccaatagatccatagACGAAGCAATCGCCATCATATTGCAGACtgctctatcccatctggacaagaggaatacctatgtaagaatgctgtttattgactatagctcagcattcaacaccatagtaccctccaagctcattaagCTCGAggtcctgggtctgaaccccaccctgtgcaactgggtcctgtacttcctgacgggccgctcccaggcGGTGAAGGTGACTGTGTGAACAAGGagcacaggagggggctgagcacgcacccataTGGGGgacccggtgttgaggatcagcggagtggaggtgatgtttcctaccttcaccacctggggggctgCCCGTCTCGAAGTCCAGAACCCAGTGGCACAGGGCGGAGAGGATTCTTTAAATTAAGGATTTCTACAGGGAGATCCTTAataaaacctgctcaggacctccgagtggggcaaaggttcaccttccaacaggacaatggccctaagcacacagccaagacaacacaggagtggtttggggacaagtctctgaatgtccttgagtggcccagccagaacccagacttgaacccaattttgaaattctctggagagacctgaaaatagctggcatagcttgagaggatctgtagagaagaatgggagaaacttcccaaatacatgtgtgccaagcttgtagcatcatacccaagaagactctgtaatcgctgcaaaaggtgcttcaacaaagtaccaagtaaagggtctgaatacttatgtaaatgtcacatttcatatatatattttttaaattagctaacatttctaaaaacctggttttgctttgtcattatgggttattgtgtgtattgtgtgtgtgtatatatatatatatatatatatatatatatatatatatatatatatattagaataaggctaacttaacaaaatgtgaaaaaagtcaaggggtctgaatacttttcgaaggcaCTATGTTCTGCAGAAAAAAGTAAACGACTGCAATTTAAAATGTGTCTTATTCGTACCGTTAACTTGAATCAGTTTAACCCAGTGTTAACCATCCCGCCACACACTAATAGAGACTACTCTGTTGACATTACCCAATCCATTTACCGGTGCGTATCTGAACAATAACATGTCCTTTACATTTTCAATATTGAGatgtatttttaaatgtaaaaagatAATGACATCAATTATTTAAGGATCGTATAGGCCTACTCTAGTAGAGGTTTTTCATTTCAGAGTCCTTTATCCTTGCCCGACATTAGGTCTGTTAATATTTATTTGAGTTATATCTTGACATCTATTACTTCCAATTCACAAGTTTACTTCACCGTACACATTTCAGTAAGTCCAGATTGTCTACATTCTACCCAAATATTGTGTGTGAAGGCTCCTTGGCAGACTTGACCCAGATGTTCTGGGCCTGACCCTGTCTGGCAGACTACTGGTCCACTATATTTACCTGTCTGAAGCATTTGAGTTGCAGCCCAGTGTAGAAATATCTATTTTTGTAGTACTAAAAGACAATCCTTCCCTGACCAATAAGACTGCTAGATACCATTGCCTCCCTGTTGGCCTGCGGAAGGATTTTGGATTGTAAATCTGTCAATCCTCCCTTAGCCTCTCTTTGGCTCAAAGATTTGATGCGATTCCTAAAATTAGAACAAATAAAGTATACCATTAGAGGGTCAACCAACACATTTTATTCAACCTGGGACACGATGATATCTTATTTGAAACTTTCTCCAGATTAGTACTCTTGGGCCCCACCCCCACCCATTGAGGTTCCAGCTATATGGGCCTATAAGATCACCTGAAATTGTCTATTTGACTATTACGTTTTTGCTTTGTATTTAAGAAACATTATGTTGtaaacatttttgttttctgATATGTCCCTCAATGACTTTGcctttatttttagaatgtgttTGAAGgcattctgggggggggggtcaaaaatgGGAAACGTACAATATCTTAATCTTTCATTAACTGTGAATAAAAATATTATGTATAAAAAAGGCAACGTGAGAGGATCATTTACTGTCAGACATACTGTGTTGTCCTACTTTGAAGTGTAACCTGGAGTGAATGAGGAGAAGTCAGGTAGTTTATTGTTAACACACAGCCGGAGCTTTAAACTTCTGCATCCCTTGGAATCTAGGAATTATGATGATGATTGCACAATGTAAGGACTGAAGTCATGGCACTGACCCCTCACTTACTTACACTAGCTCACCCTCTCATAccttcacacactctctctcgcatTAACACATGACCGCTTGCTCTGAGGACTAATGGAATGAGAGCTCAGCGTCTCACCAGATCTCCTTGACTCGCCTCGCTCTGCAGGAAGCTGCCAGTTATGCAGGACAGGACAGTTCAGATCAGCTGGAATTGGGTGTGTTGTCAAAAGGCACGTTGTGTGAAAGAAAGTATTGCATGTTTTGACTGGTAGAACAGTGAAAGTGATTAAGAGTGTGGTGGGTCCTGATGTTTTGACTGGTAGAACAGTGAAAGTGATTAAGAGTGTGGTGGGTCCTGATGTTTTGACTGGTAGAACAGTGAAAGTGATTTAGAGTGTGGTGGGTCCTGATGTTTTGACTGGTAGAACAGTGAAAGTGATTTAGAGTGTGGTGGGTCCTGATGTTTTGACTGGTAGAACAGTGAAAGTGATTAAGAGTGTGGTGGGTCCTGATGTTTTGACTGGTAGAACAGTGAAAGTGATTAAGAGTGTGGTGGGTCCTGATGTTTTGACAGTTGATAATACAAATATTGTCAATAAGTAGAGACTGTAAATGATAGTTTGTTTAGTGGCAGTGCAAACGATGGGTAGGATCAAGTTTGGTATTATAATGTGCCCTTATACTTTTAAAACAATAACCTAGATGTTCTGAATGATCATTTCTGTGGTAACTGTGTTATGAAAACCACTTTATGTTGTTGCAGGTCTTCCCTTTGCCTTCTACAGGGGCTTATGATTGGCGCCTATGAGGAAGACACTCCCACAGCTTGGCTATTATTAAGTTCCAGGTTCTGTGTGAGACGGCCAACCTCAGACCACCGTTcgccagccagcccaaccactgaCACGGTAAGACCTGCTTCAAGCGTATcaattagctctctctctccctcactctgcctctctccattccctgtcTTGTCTATAttcccctccctcgctctcttttccctcattctctcccaTGCCTATTAGTTATTTAACTATCAGTATTCTCCCTGTCCTGTAAATGCATGAGTTGGGGTCACAATACGATGTTATCCTTGCATCAGTGAGGTGATGTAAACGgcatactgtaaatactgtaggcATGCCCCACTATAATGCCTGTCTGCTCGCTGAGGGAGTGAGAGACTGTGAAGACCTCAGACACTGCGATCTCTGTCAGTTGCACTGTGAGGTGAATGTATCATTGTGTGTTAGGCCGCTGATTAACTAACTGTTGTGATGTTAAGGAGTTAGGCTAGGTCAGTCTGCCCTGGCTCACACTCACTGTGGTGTGTGTCAATAGACCGCTAACCATCAGTGGGTTGGAACCTTGAGAACTAATGCGCATTTGATTAGCACTTTTATCAGCAGCGACTGTGTTGCCATGGCAGACGGACCTACCGTAGAGAGGATTTACCATGGGTTTCAATGTTACTGAGACGCTCTGAAATGGAAGAGTAACCAAGTGGAAAATGAATAGATGTGAATTATATTTGGTTATAGGGCGGTGTGAAATGTTCCCATCAGAGCACCTACTGTATGCATTGCGTGTATCTAGCTCTTCATGCTTGTCGAGAAAAACTAAGAGCGCAGGCGATGAGAATAACTACGCTCTCCGTCTCCCAACTCTCCCTCACTATAGCATTTTATCCTTCCACTTCGGTGTCTGGGAGGAGACCTATAGGTGAGTGTCCACTAACACCGTCCTCATCCACTCGGGCTGCGCCACCCACGGACAACCCCACCTCCATTCCCAGCCCCTCACCCCGCGGCATCATGGGGGACGTAGTCCAGATGCACTTCTCCACGCCGGACTATGTGATCTTTGCCCTGCTGCTGGTGGCGTCCACGTGCATCGGCCTGTTCTACGCCCTGTCCGGCGGGCGCCAGCGCACCACGCAGGAGTTCCTATTGGCCGACCGTTCTATGAGCTGCCTGCCCGTGTCGCTGTCACTGCTCGCCACCTTCCAGTCAGCCGTGGCCATCCTGGGAGTGCCCTCGGAGATCTACACCTACGGAACGCAGTACTGGTTCCTGGGAGTCTCCTACTTCCTGGGTCTGCTTGTCCCCGCCCACGTCTTCATACCTGTCTTCTACAGGCTCCGCCTCACCAGTGCTTATGAGGTGAgctctaaaccctaaccttacctAGAGAGGGAACAGTGTCTGTGAATGATGAGGAGTTTGTGTGCAGTGGTGTATCTCGCTGTGCCTCTGTCTCGCCAGAACCCTGGCAAGGGAGGCTAGTTGAACGCAAAAACAACATTCTCAGCATGTTGTCTGCTTTTTCATTTTGACAATGGCTAACCAGAGTAGCGGAACCAGAGTACAGCAGACGAGACGGTGCTGCTGACAACAAAGGACTGTGCCCCGGCCCTTAGAATCTCCACTTCTATTGCGCTCGGAATCGACCGTCACAGATGACTAAGGCTCTATGATCAGTGGTAGACTTTAacatccctctttccttcccccgtCGTTTCTTCATTGTGTAGTATTTGGAGCTGCGCTTCAATAAGACGGTTCGCATCATGGGCACCGTGACCTTCATCTTTCAGATGGTGAGTGTATTTGTGTCCTCCAGACTGTTGGTagttatgtctgtctgtgtgtgctccTGGTGTGTTCCCACGTGACTAATATCCTGGACATGCTGTGCTCTGCAGAACAGGGACATTCTGTACAAGTAGGTACTCGCCCTTTTCCCTGTGAAGTTTCACCACTTGATGTGTAATTGATATGTATTTTAATCAACCACCTATGGCTCCTACTCAGTTTGCGTCCCTCTGAATTTGGACCGTTGTTTGACTGTCTCTGCAGGTGATCTATATGGGAGTGGTCCTCTATGCACCAGCACTCGCACTCAATGCAGGTAAAAGGATCTGTCACGTGTATTTCCTATATAAAGTGGTAGAATAATACTAGTTTCACTGACTACGTTCGGTGAGAACTTTAGTACCTGTTCTGGCTTTATAGACGATgaatgactggtgtggtgtaaatGTGATCCATGTTGGTGGTGTGTGCTGTTGATACTGTCCACCTGCAGTGACTGGATTTGACCTCTGGGGGGCAGTGCTGGCCATGGGACTGGTGTGCACCCTGTACACAACATTAGTGAGTGTCTCTTTTTTCGTCAGTGAGTTTTCAATTTAGCCACCCATCTCCCTACAACTCCGAATGCAattattatatacagctggataCACAGTATGTATATCTTGTCTTGCGTGTCAGGGAGGGCTGAAAGCAGTCATCTGGACCGACGTGTTCCAGACCATTGTGATGTTTGCTGGCCAACTGGCGGTCATCATAGTGGGGGCCCACCAGGCAGGAGGCATGGGAGAGGTGTGGAGGAAAGCCATCAACGGCAGCCGCATCGCAAGTCTTGAGTGAGTCTTTTCCTTAGTGGACCTAATGAGACTTAAAACTGTCCCTGGACCAGTTACAGAGTATTTTAAAAGTGGGCTACGGCTCTGTGTGTAGTGTTGTAACCCTCCTCCTCTTTGACCTGTGTCTCATGCAGCCTGAACCCTGACCCGACGGAGAGGCACACGTTCTGGACGCTGGGCGCGGGCGGGGTGTTCCTCATGCTGGCGCTGTACGGGGTCAACCAGGCCCAGGTCCAGAGGTACCTCAGCTCCCGCACTGAGAGAGAGGCGGTCATGTAAGCATCAGCACTAAACACCTGGTTTTACTGGATTCACATGAATTACatcatgtaaaaaaaatgtttttaaatgaacAATCACTTAGACACAATGGTAATATTATACGTTGTGGTGTGTCGCCAGGTCCTGCTACGTGGTGTTTCCCTGCCAGCAGGTGGTGTTGTGTCTGGGCTGTCTGATGGGCCTGGTGATGTTTGCTCGCTACGGTGAGGATAGCCCACTGGATAAGGGTTACGTCAAAACCAACGACCAGGCAAGTAGGACTTGCTACCTCCATAACACACTTAGTGGTCCCTCACTGTGCTGACATCCTGATGTGACTGTTTGGCTGTGGTTATGTTAAGGGCAGCACGATATGGGCattattataattgttttatCAAAGATtgctatttttttgttgttgctattgATCAACTCTTGGGTGAACTGTTGAAATCAGTGAAGTATAATGTCTTCTAAGAAGCAAAGTGGAAAGCGGCATCGTTCTTGTTTGGAACAATATGTTGACTGCATTTGACCTACAGTAACAGAACCGCATGCAAACATAATAGTGAATCTGACAGCGAGATTGAGGAACTGCGCTGCTTGAGTGACAGGGTGTGGGACTTGGCGTGTACGCGAAGCAGCCGCAAGAGGAGAAAAAAACCCGGATGTTACACGGTTCAAAATATTGCACGCGATATGAATATTGCACATATCAGTATTTCAATGTGAATCTGATTCATTTTGAAGCCCTAGTTAATGAATCTCTCTTCAGATCATAGACAAAGAAAGGCTTTTGTAAAGATGTTTGAGTTGAGGCCATTGTTTGGTGAAGTTCTCGTATAAATGTCAGTTTGTCTCTGCTGATCCAGTCTAAATGTTCCTTCCGGTCTGCAGATGGTGCTGTACTTTGTGATGGATGTGTTCAGGGACCTGCCTGGCCTACCAGGGCTGTTTGTCGCCTGCCTGTTCAGCGGCGCTCTCAGGTACTTCACTTAACTGCCACTGCTACTGGCTCTCATGTGCTCGGTCTGTAGTACTAGTCAGACCCCAGGGAACTGTTTCTCTGCTACATTAATGTCATGGTGTTGTGGTACACCAGTAAAGGTTGTATTATGATACCATTAtgaacacactacaccacacaaTTTAGCCCCATGACATTACTCATTCAGCTTCCCTCCCTCTTGTGTTGCAGTACCATCTCATCAGCGTTTAACTCCCTAGCGACGGTAACCATGGAGGACCTAATCAAGCCTTACTGCCCGGCCATGACGGAGGCCAAAGCCACACTGCTCTCCAAAGGCCTGGGTGAGCTGCTGTTCTCTGAGTGGCCACACGCTGGCAGTGTTTATGAACAGTGGCAGGCAGTGTTCATATTTTATCAAGCTTTTTGTTAAGTTATTGCTGGAGTATAGAGTCCACATATatataattgtattttattttttcttaTTTTAACTGGTACACTATCAGGATTGTACTACTGTGGTCCTGACCTGTCTTTCCCTTCCTCTTTTCTTCTCCCAGCGTTTGCCTACGGGCTGGTGTGTCTGGCCATGGCCTACACTGCGTCTCACATGGGCTCAGTGCTGCAGGTGACTGACCCATGTCCCCTGCTGTCTTTGCTTTAGTTAATGGTTACTCCTCTACCCAgctcctctatcctctaccccccccccataGGATCACCTACTACTATCTTTGACAGAGGCTTCATATTACATAAGAGTAAAAGATGATAAACCTCtctttttcgctctctctctcctccaggcagCATTAAGTATCTTTGGGATGGTGGGTGGTCCTCTCCTCGGTCTCTTCTGTCTGGGAATGTTCTTCCCCTGGGCTAACTCCACTGTAAGTCAAAACACTGCCTTGGTAACACGGGTCAGGTTGGAATGTTCTTCTCCTGGGCTAACTCCACTGTAAGTTAAAACACTGCCTTGGTAACACGGGTCAGGTTGGAATGTTCTTCTCCTGGGCTAACTCCACTGTAAGTCAAAACACTGCCTTGGTAACACGGGTCAGGTTGGAATGTTCTTCTCCTGGGCTAACTCCACTGTAAGTCAAAACACTGCCTTGGTAACACGGGTCAGGTTGGAATGTTCTTCTCCTGGGCTAACTCCACTGTAAGTCAAAATACTGCCTTGGTAACACGGGTCAGGTTGGAATGTTCTTCTCCTGGGCTAACTCCACTGTAAGTCAAAACACTGCCTTGGTAACACGGGTCAGGTTGGAATGTTCTTCTCCTGGGCTAACTCCACTGTAAGTCAAAATACTGCCTTGGTAACACGGGTCAGGTTGGAATGTTCTTCTCCTGGGCTAACTCCACTGTAAGTCAAAACACTGCCTTGGTAACACGGGTCAGGTTGGAATGTTCTTCTCCTGGGCTAACTCCACTGTAAGTCAAAACACTGCCTTGGTAACACGGGTCAAGTTGGCTGGCATTGAGGGATACTAATGCAGAGGACATACAGGCTTCTTCACTGAACAGTAAAATATACCAGAATATTGTGCTGACTTTTTTTCCTTATCTGTGGTGAATTAGCGAGATCTTTCTGATTTTGATGTAACTCTCTGTCCACAGGGTGCGATAGTAGGGTTGGTGGCAGGCCTGGTTATGGCCTTCTGGATTGGCATTGGGCATTTCGTGTCCCGTATGGCGGTGCCCACTACTCTGCCCCCCATCATCAACGGCACCGCTATGCCCCTCCCCAGCAACATGACCACTGCTGTCATGACCACTGCTGTCATGACCACTCTGATTACCTTGATCACCGCCAAACCAAAGTACAGTGACTTCTTGTCCTCATTGAATTGGTAGCATTGGAACCAGAACACCAGCATCAAACATAAAGCACTTGAACTATATCCCTCCAAAAATATTCAAACTGTTTTAGGGATGATGATAGGAATCTGACCAAGTACATGTTTGTCTCTCCAGGCCTACGGGTGTGCAGGCCCTGTACAATCTATCCTATTTGTGGTACAGTGCCCACAACTCTACCACTGTGGTGATAGTGGGACTGATCGTCAGCCTGCTGACTGGTCCTATGAAGGAGAAGGACCTGACCCCAGGGACGGTGTACCCTGTCCTGGGCAACCTGCTCTTCTTCCTGCCTGAATGCTACAGGGAGATACTCTACTGTGTCACCCCAATGCCACAGAAGGTAGGCTGCAGGCCTCCGAGATGGAGGATACCGCCTATGAACCAGTGAAAACCAACATACCAGCCATAACATTGTTACAGAGTAGTAATTGTGAATGCCCTTTACAGTTATTGTGATATCCACTCGCTGTTTCTTTTCTTCATCTTTCTAAATGTAATTCAGCCCAAAGCTATCGACACGCATCCTTACCAGATGGCTCGGAAGGAGAGCAATGGAGTGTCCCATcccaaagaggaggagaagactgAGGAGACGGAGCGAGAGAAGGATGAGGACGAGGAGACCGCAACCCCTCAGCCTTCCTGCCGACTGGCTCACACGTTGCAGGAGACGGCCTTGTAgacaccccctcccccccaacacacacacacacagcccccagcCAAGTCCCAGCACTTTCACAAGCCCGGATACTGCTCAACTTTCTCTGCCCCAGGGGAGAAGATCCACATAGGACCGGAGGGCAATGGAGACTCAGGGTTCCTGGACATGACTTCCATCAAGCGCCACAgggtcaatatggaggaacagggAGTTTCACCTCTGACCCTTACTTCCTGGAAAAACTGATACACCACAAATCGCTGGTGGTTAAGAGAGTCAGAGCCCGAGTCCTTTGCTAGATTGAAGAATGGTGTAATAAAACGTGGTTAGTGGATGGGGGTCCAGGGGTATCTTGAATTCATTGGTACCTCATTACCTCCTGGATGGAGAAATACTAACGCAAGTGGCAATCACGCTCCGAGCTGAGGAGAAGTCTCGTCATTGTTGGACAGAACCAAAGCCTGGACTGTGATTGTGTCACTCTGTGATTTCGTCCAATTATGATTGAAGGATTGTGGCCGCACACGCGCACAATGAGTTGTTCCAATGACTGTGAAAATGGACCCAAGTCTTTCTGTTTATCGAAGAGAATCAGGTAGCGACCAGGCTGTGAAGAGCGAGGTACTTCAGATGTAACTGTCACTGCATGTTATTTTTATAGAGAAGATTAAGCAGGTCAGATGGACTAAGAATATTACAAAATATTTGATGTCCCAGTAGACAACTTAAGGCATAGTGACCGTGTTCTAGGTCCTTTTCACATATGAAATTCGGTATCCTTGATCGGTTTCCTGAATTGTGACAATCTACAAAATACGTTTTGCTTTCTCAAGATCTGAAAATAACCGTTTCAGAATGTGATTTGCGAGACACATTCCACATGCCGTTAGGAAGCTAGCTTGTTAACAACGGGCAAGAAGTTTCA is a genomic window of Oncorhynchus kisutch isolate 150728-3 linkage group LG21, Okis_V2, whole genome shotgun sequence containing:
- the LOC109866335 gene encoding sodium-dependent multivitamin transporter-like, which encodes MGDVVQMHFSTPDYVIFALLLVASTCIGLFYALSGGRQRTTQEFLLADRSMSCLPVSLSLLATFQSAVAILGVPSEIYTYGTQYWFLGVSYFLGLLVPAHVFIPVFYRLRLTSAYEYLELRFNKTVRIMGTVTFIFQMVIYMGVVLYAPALALNAVTGFDLWGAVLAMGLVCTLYTTLGGLKAVIWTDVFQTIVMFAGQLAVIIVGAHQAGGMGEVWRKAINGSRIASLDLNPDPTERHTFWTLGAGGVFLMLALYGVNQAQVQRYLSSRTEREAVMSCYVVFPCQQVVLCLGCLMGLVMFARYGEDSPLDKGYVKTNDQMVLYFVMDVFRDLPGLPGLFVACLFSGALSTISSAFNSLATVTMEDLIKPYCPAMTEAKATLLSKGLAFAYGLVCLAMAYTASHMGSVLQAALSIFGMVGGPLLGLFCLGMFFPWANSTGAIVGLVAGLVMAFWIGIGHFVSRMAVPTTLPPIINGTAMPLPSNMTTAVMTTAVMTTLITLITAKPKPTGVQALYNLSYLWYSAHNSTTVVIVGLIVSLLTGPMKEKDLTPGTVYPVLGNLLFFLPECYREILYCVTPMPQKPKAIDTHPYQMARKESNGVSHPKEEEKTEETEREKDEDEETATPQPSCRLAHTLQETAL